The following are encoded together in the Streptomyces flavofungini genome:
- a CDS encoding STAS domain-containing protein, protein MDRGTVGSAHRGRLLVEVRKEGRSAVVTPAGELDHHTADLLREPLEACVDDGFQRLVVDCSRLEFCDSTGLNVLLGARLKAEAVGGGVHLAGMLPVVARVFEITGADAVFTVHETLEAALAD, encoded by the coding sequence CGGCTTCTGGTCGAAGTCCGGAAAGAGGGCCGCAGCGCCGTGGTGACCCCGGCGGGTGAGTTGGATCACCACACCGCCGATCTGTTGCGCGAGCCGCTTGAGGCCTGTGTCGACGACGGCTTTCAGCGCCTCGTGGTCGACTGCTCACGACTCGAGTTCTGTGATTCGACGGGACTGAACGTACTCCTCGGTGCCCGGCTCAAGGCCGAGGCCGTGGGGGGCGGGGTCCACCTGGCGGGGATGCTGCCGGTGGTGGCCCGGGTGTTCGAGATCACGGGAGCCGATGCCGTCTTCACCGTCCACGAGACGCTCGAAGCGGCACTGGCCGACTGA